In the genome of Nocardioides sp. NBC_00368, the window GCAGCTCGTCGCGGAGCACCTGCAGGGCCTCGAGCAGCTGCTCGCGGCGTACGTGGAAGGTCAGCTCACCGCGGTGGATGACCGCCTCCGCTCCGGTGAAGGCGAGGGCGTCGGCGATCTCCTTGAACCAGCCGCCGTAGGGCTGCACCCCGACGTCGCTGGTGCGGCTCGGCATCGCGTGCCGGCGGGTGAGACCGGCGTAACCGCTGGTGTCGCCCGAGCCGCTCACGCCGAACATGCCGCTGGGGTCGTGCTGGTCGTTCACCGCAGGAGTCCCGTCTGGTCGATCAGCGGCAGCTGGCGCAGGGCCACGGCCTCGGCCGCGACCTCCTCGCGCTCGGCGTTGACGCCCAGCGAGCCGCCCTGGATCTTGTCGTGGAGCTTGAGGATCGCGTCGATCAGCATCTCGGGGCGCGGCGGGCAGCCGGGGAGATACATGTCGACGGGCACGATGTGGTCGACGCCCTGGACGATCGCGTAGTTGTTGAACATCCCGCCGCTGCTGGCGCAGACGCCCATCGCGAGCACCCACTTAGGCTCGGGCATCTGGTCGTAGATCTGCCGCAGCACCGGCGCCATCTTCTGGCTCACCCGGCCGGCCACGATCATCAGGTCGGCCTGTCGGGGACTCGCCCGGAAGACCTCCATGCCGTAACGGGCGAGGTCGTACTTCGGGCCACCGCTGGTCATCATCTCGATGGCGCAGCAGGCCAGCCCGAACGTCGCCGGCCACAGGCTCGCCTTGCGGAAGTAGCCCGCCAGGCCCTCGACGGTCGTGAGCAGAACCCCGCTCGGAAGCTTTTCTTCGAGACCCATGTCAGTCCCAGTCCAATCCACCGCGACGCCACACATAGGCGTACGCGACAAAGACGGTCAGCAGGAACAGGCCCATCTCCGCGAGGCCGAACCACCCCATCGCGTCGAACCTGACGGCCCACGGGTAGAGGAAGATGATCTCGATGTCGAAGATGATGAAGAGCATCGCGGTGATGTAGTACTTCACCGGGAAACGACCGCCCAACGCCTGCGGCGTGGCCTCGATCCCGCACTCGTAGGGATCCGCCTTGGCCTGGTTGGCACGGCTCGGTCCCACGACCGAGCTCATGATCACCGAACCGACCGCGAAGAGCGTCGCCAGTCCCGCCAACGCGAGCACCGGCACGTAGAGCTCCATCTCGCCTCCTACCCTGAGCGGCCCACCCCTTCTTGAGACTTTGTGAATAGAATCACAATGTGGGCCAACTCACATCCTGCCACTCCTGCGGCGGATTGCAAGTGGGTTGCTGAAATGGCGCGCGGGCACTTTCCCGCCATGGTGGGAAAGTGCCCGCGCATCCGGCGGCAAACGCTTGCAGAATCACGCCATGGCGGGGTTGTGACGGGTCAGACGTCGGCGGCGGCTGCCGGCGTCGGTGCGTCGAGGAACACTCGGGGGATCACGACGATCCGCTTCTCGACGTCGGCCTGCGAGACAGGCTGTCCGCCGGGGCCGATCTGCACCACCTCGTACGTCACGGTGTGCTTGGTCATCCTGCGCCGCTTCAACCACGAGGAGTGCCAGGCGACACTCCCCCAGGGTCCCTGGATCTCGAGCCACTCACCCACAGACCCGGTGACGGTGGCGCCGACGGGATACATCCCCGACATCCGACCCTCGCCGGAAAACAGCCAGATGAGTGGGTTGAGCAGGATTGCCACCACGAAGAAGGCAGCCATCCTGTAGGAGCCACCGGCCAGATGGAGCGCGATGTTGAGGGCGATCGCAGCCGGGGCCAACCACGTCACTATGCCGAACGGCGCCGTGATGCCGAACTGCGTCCACAACCACGCCCGGATGATCCGCCACCTCAGAGCACGGTCGACGACGGTCGGCCGCCCGGCCAGCGGAGCTTGCGCAAGCTCCTGGCCTGCTCTCCGTGCCAGCTCGTGCCCGATTTCCGGCCCGATGAGCTGGGCCGGGAAGTCGATCGACCGCGACACCTCATCCGGTCCGGTCGGAAGATACGCCGGTACGGCCAACGTCTTCGCGCCCTCCTGCCGACACCGCACGAGCACCGGCCCCGCCTCGACCAGCGCCAGCCGCGGCCACGGGTAGAAGGTGAGTCGGTTGGGCGTGCGCACACCCAATCCGCTCTCCGTCGTCCATGCGACGAGAGTGGCTCCAACAGGAAGCTCGCGCTTCACGCGGCGAGGGACTGTCCAGAGCGGCAGCGGCAGCGTGAGTGCCAGGCACGCGACTCCGAATGTCAAGATCATCAGTCGATCGACAACATCGCGAACCGGATCAAGCCCCAGATCGCGCATCCCGAACCAGGCGGAGCCGATCATCAACGCCGGCAGAACCAGCCCCAGGACCCAGTAGGGCCAGCTCCGCAGCCGCAACCTCACCAAAGCCCACTCGAGCCGACGCTGATCATCGAGAGTGACGGTCCAGTGTGCTACCGAGCCCGGCACCACATCCGCATCCACGGGCGGCCCTCCTCAGCGTCCCCACAGTCCGAAGTCGCCGCAGCGTACTGGATACCCCCGCGGGAATATGGGGAAAACGGGGTCAGGTCATCCTCAGTCGGGATCGGGACGGATCCAGCCCTTGGCGAGCCCCGCACGGACGATGGCGTCGGTGGCCGCACCGAGAGTCGTCGAGGCGGCGACGACGCCGGCCTCACGGGCGCGTACGCGGGCCTCGGTGGCACCCGGCATGCTCCAGGTGCCACCGCGGTTGAGCCAGTTGAGGAGCATCGGCTCGAGCCGGTCCATCGCCTTGCAGAAGCGCGCCTCGGGAGTCTGAGCGGCCTCGAACTCGTCCCAGAGCGCCCGGATCTCCCCCGCCTGGTCCGGCGGCAGCATCGTGAAGAGCCGGTCGGCGGCGGCCAGCTCACGCTCGACCTGGTCGACGACCGCCGCGGCGTCGAAGACGGGGCTGTCGCCGGCGTAGATCTCGACCATGTCGTGGATGATCACCAGCTTGATCGCATGCCCGACGTCGATCGGCTCGTCGGCGTACTCAGCCAGCAGCAGCACCATCAGCGCCAGGTGCCAGGAGTGCTCGGCGTCGTTCTCACGACGGTCGGCCGCGGCCAGCGGGGAGGCGCGCAGGATCGTCTTGAGCCTGTCGGCCTCCGCGATGAACTCCAGCTGGGCTCGCAGCCTTCCGCCGATCTCGTCCGGGAGGGGGTTCAGGTCGGTGATCAGGTCGGCTGCCACGTCATCCATGGGACGACTCTCGCATGCGGCGTACGGTCAGCGGGTGGGCAGGGGGAGGGCGCGCTTGGAGCGGCTCACGTAGGCCGAGCCCTCCGGGCCGACGACGGCGTAGGAGTCACCCAGGCGGGAGTTGTACTCCAGGTGCGCGCGACCCCAGAACATGCCGATCCGGATGCCGCCGTACATCCCCGGAGCGGTGAACCAGGCCTCGTCGGGGCCGCCCTCCTCGGAGATGAGCCGGACGTCGAACGTACGCAGCTGGTGGTCGCCGCGGAACTCGGCGGTCAGCTCGGCCAGCGTCGTGTTCACGTGGTGGTTGACGGCCTCGAGGTTGTCACCGAGCGGGGTGCCGGGGCGGAAGTAGGGGTCGAGCATGTCGAGCAGGTGGTCGTGACCGCGCCGCTTGGCGAGCTGGTAGGGCGTCTCGCCGTGCGCAGTCGGCAGCGAGCGGACACCGCCCAGCGAGAGCAGCTCCTGGACCGTCTCCCGTGGTGCTCCGAGGTAGGCGGCGTGGTGGAGCGGCGTGAACATCGACTCGCCGCCGATCTTCCAGGTGTTGACGCCGACGGTGTAGTCGTTGCGCACCTGCGAGAGCGCGCGGCGCCAGTCTCCCTGCGCGGCCGCGTCGGTGAGCGAGTCCCTGGCCTTGACCGCTGCGGGCCCGTAGGCCTCGCGAGGCATCAAGATGCCGTCCCATGGCAACGTCGTGGTCATAGTTGAACTTTCGCAGAGATCAAGCGGTTGCGTGATGAAGTGCGACGATTCCACCCGAGAGATTCGTCCAGGTCGGCGACTGCCAACCCGCTGAGGAGAGCATCTCGGCGAGACCTGCCTGGTCTGGCCACGCCCGGATGGACTCAGCGAGATAGACGTACGCGTCGGGGGAGGACGATACCGCGCGCGCTACCGGAGGAAGAGCCTTCATCAGGTATTCGACGTAGAGCGTGCGGAACGGCTTCCAGGTCGGGTGCGAGAACTCGCAGACCACGATCCGGCCACCGGGACGGGTGACCCGGCGCAGCTCGCGCAGGCCGGCCGCCGGGTCGACGATGTTGCGCAGCCCGAACGAGATCGTGACCGCGTCGAAGGTCGCATCGCGGTAGGGCAGCCGGGTGCCGTCGCCGGCCGTGAACGGCAGGTGGGGCTTGGCCTGCTTGCCGACCTGGAGCATCCCGATCGAGAAGTCCGTCGGCACCACGGAGGCGCCGGCGTCCAGGAACGGCTGGGACGAGGTGCCGGTGCCGGCGGCCAGGTCGAGCACGAGCTCGCCCGGCTTGGGGTCGACGGCCTTGATCACCTCACGCCGCCAGCGCCGGTCCTGGCCGAGCGAGAGCACGTCGTTGGTGATGTCGTAGCGCTTGGCCACGGCGTCGAACATCCGACGGACGTCGCCGGGCTGCTTGTCCAGATCTGCTCGGGTCACGGGCTGATTCTGTCTCGGGTCGCTGTCCGGCCCGAACTCAGGCGAGCTTCTCGAAGATCTCGTCGGCGTACTTCGCCGCGTCTTCCTTCGAGGCAGCGGTCGCCTGGACGGTCAGGTCGTTGGACGCGTGCGAGCAGGTCGCCTGGGTCTGACCGGTCGACTGGTCTGCGCTGGAGTAGCAGACGTTGTCGCGCACCTTGGAGACCTCGCCGCCGCCGTAGTAGGCGCTGCCGTCGCCGGCGAAGGCGCGGATCATCACGGACTTCTTCATGTCCTTGGTGATGTAGGTGCGCGAGGCCATCGAGAACCCGAGCGCGTCGGACACGTTGCGGTCCTCGGTCTTCGAGCTGGCCGCATTCTGCTTGATGAACAGGTCCAGCTGGTCCTCGGACGCGCCCTGCTGCTTGATCACGTCGAGGTCGTAGGAGGACTTCTTGTCGGCCGGCTTGTAACCGCCCGACAGCGTCTCGGGGAGCGTGATCTTCACGCCCGAATGGGACTCGGAGTCGCCAACCCACCGTGGCAGGCCAACGCCCAGCACGACGAAGAGGGCCAAGGCGATGATGCCGAGGGTGATGCCGTTCTCTGCGATGAACGACTGCTCTTTGTTGGTACTCACGCCAGCGCACGCTACAACCCCGATGGTGGTGGATGGCAAACGGGGCGCAATGCCGCATACATCACTTCGACTCGTCTCGGCCGACACCACGCCGATACGCTGGGCGTGTGAGTGAGTCTGAGCAGCGGTCATTGGTCGCGACCACCGTGGCGCTCGACGCCGGTTCGGAGACGCTCGACGACCTGCTCGCGCTGCTGCCCGCCCGCCGGCGCGTGCTGTCCTGGGTCCGCCACGGCGAGGGCCTGGTCGGCTGGGGCACCGCCGCCGAGATCCGTACGTCCGGACCGGAGCGCTTCGCGCACGCGGCGAAGTGGTTCGAGGAGCTGGCCGCCGTCTCGACGGTCTCCGATCCCGTGGGAGAGCCCGGCACCGGACTGGTCGGCTTCGGCTCCTTCGCCTTCGCAGACCTTCCGGGATTCTCCGTGCTCAAGGTGCCCGCGGTCGTCGTCGGCAAGCGCGGCGACACCGCCTGGGTGACGACCGTGGGACCGGCCGCCACGCCGCCTCCCGCGCTGGCTCCGGCGCCGGACCCTGAGGCGCCGCGCGACGTCGTCTTCGCCGATGCCTACGTCGACGGTGAGCACTGGATGCGGATCGTCGCCGACGCCGTCTCCCGGCTCCAGCACGGCGACCTCGACAAGGTCGTCCTCGCCCGCGACCTGCTGGCCGCGGCCAACGCACCGATCGACATCCGCGCCGTGCTGCGGCGGCTGGCCGATGCGTACCCGACGTGCTGGACGTTCCACGTCGACGACCTCTTCGGCGCGACCCCCGAGCTGCTCGTGCGCCGAGAGCGCGGCCTGGTCACCTCCCGCGTCCTGGCCGGCACGATCTGGCCCACCGGCGAGGAGGACTTCGACCATGCTCTCGCCGCCTCGCTGGCGGAGTCGTCGAAGAACCTCGAGGAGCACGAGTACGCCGCCAGGTCGGTCGCCGACGCCCTGGAACCGCACTGCTCCTCGATGAACGTGCCCGACGCGCCGTTCGTGCTCAAGCTCCCCAACGTGATGCACCTGGCCACCGACATCACCGGCGTGGCCAGCGACGGGGTGAGCTCGCTCGACCTGGCCGCCGCGCTGCACCCCTCGGCCGCGGTCGGCGGCACGCCGCGTGAGGACGCCGTCGCGCTCATCGCCGAGATCGAGTCGATGGAGCGCGCCCGCTACGCCGGGCCGGTCGGCTGGATGGACGCCTCCGGCGACGGCGAGTGGGGCATCGCGCTGCGCTCGGCAGAGATGATCGACGACCGCACCGCCCGCCTCTTCGCCGGGTGCGGCATCGTGGCCGGCTCCGACCCGGAGACCGAGCTGGCCGAGACCCAGGCCAAGTTCGTCCCGATCCGCGACGCACTGTCCTAACCTCCGTTCATGGAGAACTCGGACGGCCTCATCCGCACAGCCCTGCGCGAAGGAGAGGAGACCGCCGACCGGCTGGCACGCACGCAGCTGCTCGTGGTTCCGGTCCTGATCGTCGCGATGATCTCGGTGCCGGCCTACCGGATCGTCCACGACGACGGCGAGGACGGTGACAGCTTCGGGTTCTGGTCGGCGATCGCGTGGCTGGGCGACCGTCCCGACGACGCCCCGGGCGCCTACAAGCTGCTGGTCGTCGCCGCGGTGCTGACGATCCTCTACGCCGTGGCGGCCGGGGCGATGGGCCTCTATCTCGCCTACTCCCGGAGCAACCACCCCGCCGCCGAGACGAGCATCGCCATCGTGTCGGGCGCGCTGCCGAGCGCCCTCGCCATGATCGGCGTGGTCGCGCTGCCGGAGGACTCGGCCGTGCAGATGGGCTGGGGCGTACTCCTCCCCGCCTTCCTCGGCCTGTGGCTCGCCAACATGGTCCGCTCCGACGTCTGACCCACCCGCGATAGATTCGGCGGCATGAGGATCACGAAGTTCGGCCATTCCTGTGTCCGGATCGAGCACGACGGGGCGGTGGTGGTCGTCGACCCGGGCGTGTTCGCGCAGCCCGAGGCGCTGGACGGCGCGACGGCGGTGCTGATCACCCACGAGCACCCCGACCACTACAGCCCGGCGCTCCTCGAGGGCAGCGACGCACCCGTCTACACCATCGGCGCGGTCGCGGCACAGATCCAGAAGGGTGCTCCCGCGGTCCACGAGCGGACCACGGTGGTGAAGCCGGGCGAGTCCTTCGTCGCCGGGCTCCCGGTCACCGCGGTCAACGAGAAGCACGCGGTCATCCACGCCGACATGCCCCACTTCGACAACTCCGGCTACCTGATCCAGGCCGGGGACACCAAGATCTTCCACCCGGGCGACGCACTCGACGGTCCCGGCCAGGCCGTGGACGTACTCTTCCTGCCGGTCTCGGCGCCGTGGGCCCGATCGGCCGAGCTGATCGACTTCGCCCGCGAGGTCGGCGCCTCCCGGACCGTCGCGATCCACGACCGGGTCTACTCCGAGTTCGGCTCCGGGGTCTTCGACACCCAGGCGGCCAACCTGATCCCGGCCGAGCGCGGCTACGTACGTCTCGCGGACGGGGCCGACCTCTGATGGCCCTCGTCGCAGTCCTGTACGCCTACAACGACCTCCCCGACGTACGCGCCGAGCACCTCGACGCCCATCGTGGGTTCCTGGCGAGCCAGGACGACCTGGTCCTCTCCGGCCCCACCTCCGACGGCTCCGGCCTGCTCGTCTTCGAGGGCGACATCGCCACGGTCGAGGCGGTCGTCGACGACGACCCGTTCCTCGCGGTCGGGCTGATCAAGGAGCGCCGGATCTTCGAGTGGACCCCGGTCCTCGGCTCCTGGAAGTCCCAGCTGGGCCTGTGAGGACCGGGGCCACCCGGAGGGATCACCCCAGCGCGAGCGCCTGCAGGCGTTCGTACGCGCCGTTGAACGTGTTCTGGTCCAGCGGTGACGAGGTGTACTGCCAGAAGGTGTAGTAGCCCCATCCGGCCGGCAGGGTGCCGGGCGTGCTGGCGTAGCGCGCGATCCAGAGCGGGTGGGCGCTGGCGAACTGCGAGGTGTTGCCGGTGCAGGTCGTCCACCAGTCGGTGGTCGTGTAGATGACCGCGTCGCGGCCGGTGCGATAGCGGTAGCGGTCCAGGAAGGCCGCGATCCAGGAGCGCATCGACGCCTGCGAGAGGCCGTAGCAGGTGCCGCCGCTGTAGGGGTTGTACTCGATGTCGAGCACGCCCGGCAGCGTCTTCCCGTCGGCCGACCAGCCGCCGCCGTTGTTGACGAAGTAGTCGGCCTGCGCCGCACCGCCGGAGTCGGAGGGGTTGGCAAAGTGGTAGGCGCCGCGGATGAAGCCCTGGTTGTAGGAGCCGTTGTACTGCTGCGGGAAGTAGGTGCTGTTGCGGTAGTAGGTGCCCTCGGTCGCCTTGATGTAGGCGAACCGCTTGCCCTGGCCCCACCAGTAGGCCCAGTCGACGTTGCCCTGGTGACCGGAGACGTCGATGCCCGCCACGGACGCCTGGGCCGTGATCGGCTGCTCCTGCGGGGTGCCACCCTCGGCGTGCGAGCCGGGCGTCGACCAGCCGACGTACGCCCCGTGCTCCAACGTGACCCCGTGGGACCTCGCCTTCTGGGTGAGATGTCGGTCCTCCTTCTCGGCGGCGCCGGCGGCGGACTGGGTCGGGGAGAGGGAGATGGCGAGGAGGAGACCGGCGGTCAACGCGGTCACTCTCATGGATCTACGGCGCGAAGGACTCATGGGGCTACGCCTTTCCTGTCGAATCGGAGCCCGAGACAAACAGGCCCGAGGAGGACTGCACTGGGAAAACATGGTGCCGCAACCCATGTCCCCCGGGGAATGTTTTCCGGTAAGCAAGTTACTCAACCAAATGGTTGACAAGGCCGTACGCGGCGACCTAACGTCGTTATCAACCAAATGGTTGAGGAGTGACGGATGAGCGAGGACAGACTCTCCCGAGTCTTTGCGGCACTGGCGGACCCGACCCGGCGCGACCTGATCGCCCGGCTCTCGTCGGCCGACGCGACCGTCGGCGAGCTGGCGGCGCCCTACGACGTCAGCCTCCAGGCGGTCTCCAAGCACCTCAAGGTGCTCGAGGACGCCGGCCTGGTGAGCCGGGAGTCACGCCGCGCGCCCGTCCGCCTCGAAGCGGAGGTGTTCGACCTCATGACCAAATGGATCGAGCGATACCAACAGCAGGCCGAAGAGCGCTACCGACGCTTGGACGCGCTGCTCGCCGAGATGCAGGAAGACCAACCAGCCCGAGAACCAGCCCGAGAAGAGGACGCATCATGACCACCACGAAGCACGAGACCACGATCGAGGCCTCCAAGGAGGCCCCGACGATCACCATCGTCCGCGAGTTCGACGCTCCCCCGGAGCTCGTCTTCCGCGCTCACGCCGACAAGGAGCTGTACGCCAAGTGGCTCGGCCCGCGCGACGTCGGTATGAACATCACCACGTGGGACTTCCGCACCGGCGGCTCGTGGGCCTACTCGGCCGAGCGCGACGGTGACGAGTTCACCCAGTTCTTCGGCAGCTTCCACGAGGTGCGCGAGAACGAGCGCATCGTGCAGACCTTCACCTGGCGCGGCGCGCCCGACGGAGCGTCGCTGGAATACCTCACCTTCGAGCCGCTCCCCGGCGGCCGCACCCGGCTGACCGGCCTCAGCGTCGTGGAGTCCTTCGAGACCCAGGCCGCCATCATGGCCAGCGGCATGGACAAGGGCGTGGTCCAGGGCTACGAGCAGCTCGACGAGCTCCTGGCGGAGCTGGCATGACACCGGCTCAGCAGCACGCGTACGACGCGGGGCGGTTCGCCGAGCTCGTCGGCAGCGCCTCGCCGTCGGACTGGTCGCGACCCTCGCCCGTCGCGGAGTGGACGGCGCTCGACGTGGTCGCCCACCTGGTCGAATGGTCGCGAGGGTTCCTGAACGGATCCGCCGGGACCGACCTGACGCCGCTCGACGTCGCCGCGGACCCGGTCGGCGCCTGGAAGGCCCACACCGCCGACGTACAGGCCCTCTTCGACGACCCCGCCGACCGGATGGTCTCCAACCCGCACATGGGCGACAAGCCGCTCGACGTCGCGCTCTCGGAGATCTACACCCCCGACATCTGGATGCACTCCTGGGACCTGTCCCGGGCCCTCGGGCGCGACTTCGACCTCGGCGCCGAGCGCTCCGCGGCGATGCTGGTCGGCGCGGCCGCCATGGAGGACGCCATGCGCGCCTCGGGCCAGTTCGGTCCCCGGGTCGAGGTGCCTGCCGACGCCTCTCCCCAGGAGCAGCTCCTCGGCTTCATCGGCCGGGATCCGTACTGGCGGGCCTGACTCAGGACAGAGTCAGGCTCCCGACGCCGGAGGTGTAGTGGGTCGCGTACGTCAGCTGCACCTGCTCGGCTCCGGGCGAGAGCAGGATCGTGGCGGCCTGCTGGACGTAGTTGCCCTCGACGTGGACGCTGACGTGGCAGGCCCGCTCGGCGGGGATCTCGAAGGAGACCGTCCCCCAGTAGACGACGTACTGCCTTCCGTCGATGCTCGCTATCGGCGGCAGCTTGCCCGGGTTGTTCGCGAGCATCTTGTTTCCGCTGGTCAGGTGGAGCACCAGGATGCGCTTGGCGCCGGTGTAGTAGTCGACGTAGGGCACCACGCCCGGCCACTGTGGCTGTTCGGTCACGCGCACACTGTGCCATGACCGACCGCGCCGCCGGCTCAGGAACGAGCCAGGGCCCGGATGGCGAGGTCGAGCTCCCTGCGGCCGCCGCGGGAGACCGCGGCCTCGACGACCTCGATACCGCCGTTCGGGGAGGCGAGGGCGGCCTCGAGCTCGGGGACGGAGGTGACCGCGAGGTGCGGGATGCGGTGAGCGGCGCAGAGGGCCTCCAGCGAGGTGCCGTGCGGCGTGCCGAAGAGGCGCTCGAACCTGTCGGAGTACTCGTCGGCGCCCTGCTCCAGCGAGGCGAAGATCGAGCCGCCGTCGTCGTTGACGACGACGATGGTCAGGTCGGGGCGGGCCTCCTCCGGGCCGAGCAGGAGACCGCCGGAGTCGTGGAGGAAGGTGACGTCGCCCATCAGTGCGAGCGCGCGCGTCGACGACAACCGGCCGACGGCGGCGCCGACCGCGGTCGAGACGATGCCGTCGATGCCGGCCAGGCCACGGTTGGCGATCACCTTCCGTCGCCCGCCGACACGGTTGGGCCGCATCATCAGGTCGAGGTCGCGTACGGGGTTCGAGGGGCCCAGCACCAGCAGCCCGCCGTCGGGCAGAGCGCGGGCGACACAGGCGGAGACGTCGTACGCCGTCATCTCCTGCTGCTCGTGGAGCAGCCGGTCGACCTGACGACTGACCTCGCGATCCGCTGAGCGCCACTCCTCCAGCCACGCGGTGTCCGGAGTGCCGTCGACGTGGAGCCGCGTGCGGATCGTGCGGTCGACCCGGAACGGGCGCGCGGACCAGACACCCTCGACCGGGGCCGCGATGATCTCGACGTCGGCGCGGGCGAGCAGGTTGGTGACCGGCCGGGAGAGGGTCGGGTGACCGTAGACGACGACCCGCTCGATCCGCTCGGCGAGCGGTGACTCGAGCAGCAGTCGGTAGGAGCGCAGGGCGTTGTCACCCGTGCGGGCACCGGAGGAGGGCTCGGCGAGCAGCGGCCAGCCGCCGTCCTGGGCGAGGATCCGGGACGGCGGGCCGGCGTCGTCGCCGGCGACGACGACCGTCAGCGGCGTCCCGGCTCCCGTCGGGATCGACTCGTGGATCATCAGCT includes:
- a CDS encoding NADH-quinone oxidoreductase subunit A, producing the protein MELYVPVLALAGLATLFAVGSVIMSSVVGPSRANQAKADPYECGIEATPQALGGRFPVKYYITAMLFIIFDIEIIFLYPWAVRFDAMGWFGLAEMGLFLLTVFVAYAYVWRRGGLDWD
- a CDS encoding demethylmenaquinone methyltransferase, with translation MTRADLDKQPGDVRRMFDAVAKRYDITNDVLSLGQDRRWRREVIKAVDPKPGELVLDLAAGTGTSSQPFLDAGASVVPTDFSIGMLQVGKQAKPHLPFTAGDGTRLPYRDATFDAVTISFGLRNIVDPAAGLRELRRVTRPGGRIVVCEFSHPTWKPFRTLYVEYLMKALPPVARAVSSSPDAYVYLAESIRAWPDQAGLAEMLSSAGWQSPTWTNLSGGIVALHHATA
- a CDS encoding NuoB/complex I 20 kDa subunit family protein codes for the protein MGLEEKLPSGVLLTTVEGLAGYFRKASLWPATFGLACCAIEMMTSGGPKYDLARYGMEVFRASPRQADLMIVAGRVSQKMAPVLRQIYDQMPEPKWVLAMGVCASSGGMFNNYAIVQGVDHIVPVDMYLPGCPPRPEMLIDAILKLHDKIQGGSLGVNAEREEVAAEAVALRQLPLIDQTGLLR
- a CDS encoding GH25 family lysozyme gives rise to the protein MTALTAGLLLAISLSPTQSAAGAAEKEDRHLTQKARSHGVTLEHGAYVGWSTPGSHAEGGTPQEQPITAQASVAGIDVSGHQGNVDWAYWWGQGKRFAYIKATEGTYYRNSTYFPQQYNGSYNQGFIRGAYHFANPSDSGGAAQADYFVNNGGGWSADGKTLPGVLDIEYNPYSGGTCYGLSQASMRSWIAAFLDRYRYRTGRDAVIYTTTDWWTTCTGNTSQFASAHPLWIARYASTPGTLPAGWGYYTFWQYTSSPLDQNTFNGAYERLQALALG
- a CDS encoding SRPBCC family protein — translated: MTTTKHETTIEASKEAPTITIVREFDAPPELVFRAHADKELYAKWLGPRDVGMNITTWDFRTGGSWAYSAERDGDEFTQFFGSFHEVRENERIVQTFTWRGAPDGASLEYLTFEPLPGGRTRLTGLSVVESFETQAAIMASGMDKGVVQGYEQLDELLAELA
- a CDS encoding HD domain-containing protein → MDDVAADLITDLNPLPDEIGGRLRAQLEFIAEADRLKTILRASPLAAADRRENDAEHSWHLALMVLLLAEYADEPIDVGHAIKLVIIHDMVEIYAGDSPVFDAAAVVDQVERELAAADRLFTMLPPDQAGEIRALWDEFEAAQTPEARFCKAMDRLEPMLLNWLNRGGTWSMPGATEARVRAREAGVVAASTTLGAATDAIVRAGLAKGWIRPDPD
- the menD gene encoding 2-succinyl-5-enolpyruvyl-6-hydroxy-3-cyclohexene-1-carboxylic-acid synthase; this encodes MTTATELARTVVTALVEARVTDIVIAPGSRNAPLSFAVFDAARAGLVRLHTRIDERSAGFFALGLTKVGSRAAVMCTSGTAVANLHPSVLEAAHAGVPLVAVTADRPARLRETGANQVTDQVGIFGRLVETVDLATAPDASHGEALDSARGPVHWNLQLDEPLTPPDRWKPGRIEARPTPVRPELMIHESIPTGAGTPLTVVVAGDDAGPPSRILAQDGGWPLLAEPSSGARTGDNALRSYRLLLESPLAERIERVVVYGHPTLSRPVTNLLARADVEIIAAPVEGVWSARPFRVDRTIRTRLHVDGTPDTAWLEEWRSADREVSRQVDRLLHEQQEMTAYDVSACVARALPDGGLLVLGPSNPVRDLDLMMRPNRVGGRRKVIANRGLAGIDGIVSTAVGAAVGRLSSTRALALMGDVTFLHDSGGLLLGPEEARPDLTIVVVNDDGGSIFASLEQGADEYSDRFERLFGTPHGTSLEALCAAHRIPHLAVTSVPELEAALASPNGGIEVVEAAVSRGGRRELDLAIRALARS
- a CDS encoding ArsR/SmtB family transcription factor, which encodes MSEDRLSRVFAALADPTRRDLIARLSSADATVGELAAPYDVSLQAVSKHLKVLEDAGLVSRESRRAPVRLEAEVFDLMTKWIERYQQQAEERYRRLDALLAEMQEDQPAREPAREEDAS
- a CDS encoding YciI family protein, translated to MALVAVLYAYNDLPDVRAEHLDAHRGFLASQDDLVLSGPTSDGSGLLVFEGDIATVEAVVDDDPFLAVGLIKERRIFEWTPVLGSWKSQLGL
- a CDS encoding TIGR03086 family metal-binding protein → MTPAQQHAYDAGRFAELVGSASPSDWSRPSPVAEWTALDVVAHLVEWSRGFLNGSAGTDLTPLDVAADPVGAWKAHTADVQALFDDPADRMVSNPHMGDKPLDVALSEIYTPDIWMHSWDLSRALGRDFDLGAERSAAMLVGAAAMEDAMRASGQFGPRVEVPADASPQEQLLGFIGRDPYWRA
- a CDS encoding MBL fold metallo-hydrolase, whose amino-acid sequence is MRITKFGHSCVRIEHDGAVVVVDPGVFAQPEALDGATAVLITHEHPDHYSPALLEGSDAPVYTIGAVAAQIQKGAPAVHERTTVVKPGESFVAGLPVTAVNEKHAVIHADMPHFDNSGYLIQAGDTKIFHPGDALDGPGQAVDVLFLPVSAPWARSAELIDFAREVGASRTVAIHDRVYSEFGSGVFDTQAANLIPAERGYVRLADGADL
- a CDS encoding ankyrin repeat domain-containing protein; protein product: MTTTLPWDGILMPREAYGPAAVKARDSLTDAAAQGDWRRALSQVRNDYTVGVNTWKIGGESMFTPLHHAAYLGAPRETVQELLSLGGVRSLPTAHGETPYQLAKRRGHDHLLDMLDPYFRPGTPLGDNLEAVNHHVNTTLAELTAEFRGDHQLRTFDVRLISEEGGPDEAWFTAPGMYGGIRIGMFWGRAHLEYNSRLGDSYAVVGPEGSAYVSRSKRALPLPTR
- a CDS encoding isochorismate synthase, translated to MSESEQRSLVATTVALDAGSETLDDLLALLPARRRVLSWVRHGEGLVGWGTAAEIRTSGPERFAHAAKWFEELAAVSTVSDPVGEPGTGLVGFGSFAFADLPGFSVLKVPAVVVGKRGDTAWVTTVGPAATPPPALAPAPDPEAPRDVVFADAYVDGEHWMRIVADAVSRLQHGDLDKVVLARDLLAAANAPIDIRAVLRRLADAYPTCWTFHVDDLFGATPELLVRRERGLVTSRVLAGTIWPTGEEDFDHALAASLAESSKNLEEHEYAARSVADALEPHCSSMNVPDAPFVLKLPNVMHLATDITGVASDGVSSLDLAAALHPSAAVGGTPREDAVALIAEIESMERARYAGPVGWMDASGDGEWGIALRSAEMIDDRTARLFAGCGIVAGSDPETELAETQAKFVPIRDALS